Proteins co-encoded in one Setaria viridis chromosome 9, Setaria_viridis_v4.0, whole genome shotgun sequence genomic window:
- the LOC117836678 gene encoding uncharacterized protein, with product MLNSTVELIALWASSSPSLLAFCFSHLIIAVLLLGGRGCASGLDADGRGDWNSEAARAEPLHGVQVQGGRKSDGGQEDAAAAMDVANSRGRAGEVDAAAVQLGAIEKKSGAEGESIVAAGASQERRAGDAEEDELMERAEEFIQRMNRAWRTENVSLC from the coding sequence atgctgaaCTCGACTGTGGAGCTGATCGCCCTCTGGGCGTCGTCCAGCCCGTCGCTCCTGGCATTCTGCTTCTCCCACCTCATcatcgccgtcctcctcctcggcggccgcggctgcgCGTCAGGACTGGATGCTGACGGCCGTGGAGACTGGAATTCGGAAGCTGCCCGGGCTGAACCCCTGCATGGTGTCCAAGTACAAGGGGGTAGAAAGAGCGATGGAGGACAAGAGGATGcagccgccgccatggacgtGGCCAacagccgcggccgcgccggcgaggtcgacgcGGCTGCTGTCCAGTTGGGGGCTATCGAAAAGAAGAGCGGAGCTGAGGGGGAGTCCATCGTCGCTGCTGGCGCGTCGCAGGAGAGACGCGCCGGCGATGCGGAGGAGGATGAGCTCATGGAGCGGGCCGAGGAGTTCATCCAGAGGATGAACCGAGCCTGGAGGACGGAGAACGTGAGCCTCTGCTGA